In the genome of Arachis stenosperma cultivar V10309 chromosome 6, arast.V10309.gnm1.PFL2, whole genome shotgun sequence, the window ttgtctctccaccaaacacTACCTTATacacattatacaaatattttattggCTCTCTAGCGGGATTCTTTCCGAATTGATGAAGCCAGATAGATCTTGGAATAGTctgcaaattaaattaaatgcaCATGCAGATTAATTCAACCAATTTTACCCCACTACTTTGAATATACTATTTTGGTCAAACTCAATTTATGCAAGATTTATACAAACTTTATCATAAGAAATTGCACTTACATGAATTGTCTTAACTTGTATTTGCTTTAACTATCTGCAAATCCAACTTGGATTGTCTGCATTTATTCGTTGTATAATGCATTTCTGGTTTTACAAACATGGGGGTTTTGAGTTTATGatgtttttcctttttcttttttctttttcgttgcAGTATTgcttcttctattgcttctgcttctttatgCTGTTATCAAATTTGCCCGACAAAAAATCTGCAGCAAAAGGAAGCCCGATTGATCGACACACATAGTGTTAAATACACAGCTcacataattaattaacatCAGTCATTATAGATCAATAATAAGATGTATAGGGTAGTATTCTTATGTTGTTTCCATTAATGAATTAATCCTAAATGAAAACAGCTTATAGTTTAAGTTATTAGtgaaattttagttattttccttcttgtttaTTTGACTTCTTTATCTAACTACTTTCACTGAATTTATATTGCAACAATTAGCATTATTATTCTAATATGGTGAAGGGAATCCAAATGAACACTTTTTTAACAatatctcttttcttttcttatatcTATCTTTAATCATAAATGATCAATTAATAAATGATCAATCAGCATTTATACAgtaaaatagtaaatttttgTGCTAATGAACAATTAATATCTCTGTTCACGACTTCATGTTCAGGTTGAAGAGCTCGAAAGAAAACTTGAAGAGCAAGAGCAGAACTCAGAAAATTTGCTTCAACAAAATGTATTgaattatttttctcaatttGACACTTTCTTTTAATCTATCAcatgttttattttataatttattagatTCACGCTAAAAAAGGCACGTGGATACAGGCCTCCAATGAATAATAAAGATAGTACATAGTTCATTAACTTAACTTTTCATGAACTTTGATTTTTAATGTTGTTTCAGGTTACTTATTAGTCGATTAGAAGAAGTAAATCTGGAAAGTTGAAACATGAAGAAAATTCAGTTTTCTGGATCAATGTGCACAATGCTTTCGTGATGCATGTAATACTaataaggtttaattattctcttAGTGTTAtagttttgtaaaatttttaattagatttttatatttttttttaattgaattcttgtattaaatttttttaattagctCCCTACACTTTTTTTGGTTTATTTGGGTCGTCTTTAtactaattttttcttttttttagttcaATCTCTATACAATTAAGTCAATTATTATCAAGAAGgatctaattgaaaaaaaatttggtgcagaaaccaattaaaagaaaaaaaatacaggAACCTAACTAAAAATTTCgtaaaactatagggaccaacagaataattaaacctactAATAATTATCCTCAAGAAGATAAAACTCTTATTTTCTTGTAATACTCTTCACACATTTGtcctctttgatttgctagttTATAATATGCTCATTGGGACCATTGTCCATAAAACCATCAATGTAAATTTGGATTTTGGACCAtaaatttaatgtatttatgAATTTTGTCTCTTTTAATTTCTATATTTCGATATAGATACTgtgattttttgtatttatttaaaaaattgatcTATATTTAATTCTGTTTACATTTTattgaaatataattatttatgaaaaTCAAGTTTTAATAGTGGTATATGTTAAATTAgtaaaaatcaataattaagaAATTAGTAACAGTGACCGatttagtgactgattttagaTTTTCAAATTAGACATCAGCGGCTGATTCTGCATCCAATTTTATCAGTGACCGTTTTGGCGACCGAAAAATGGGTCGCTATTTAGTGACCAATTTTCTTAGTAACCAATTTAGCGACAAAAAAAATGGTCACCGTTTAGAGACCGATTATATTAGCGATCGAGTCAGCGACCAATATCGTTTGGTACTAGTTTTGTAACATTGgttgaaaatatataatgtTTGATTTTAACGACTGATTTTCATATACaaataatagtttttatatgaataataCTAAAGTAGAATAATAAACTTCATTAATTCAAACAAAATGTCAAGTTTACTGTTTTAgtcaaaatttaatatttcaatAGTAGTATCAACTATCAAGATTTGTAAATTTACAATAATAAACACTTTTAACTAAATTTaggatgattttttttaatcatattaggtgtacatgaaaataaattattaacataaaatatatattaaaatataaaatatattaggcgtatatgaaaataaattattaacatatatattaaaaatgagttaaataatatatatattatatataaatatataataattaattttaataactaattttattatatacttaatattttttatttttttatgccAAATATCTCATGTTTTGTGTATAGTTTATTTATTCAATTAAACATgataaaataagagaaaatagataAATGAAAAATCAGAAGCATTATTTAACACTAGACCTAATTAATAATAGAGGAATTGGTAGCTAAATAGATAGGCACAATAATTATGTAATTCTACTGAGAAAAagtataaataattaactttttaattaactagctagcattaataaattttaaggTTTAATATTGATAACTTAAGATAtaagattaaaaatttataatttaaaatttaaaataaataaaataattttaaaaaaatttaattatctaaaattattcTTATTTAAATTACTCAATTATTGTAGTACTCTAATGATTCAATTTTGGCAATGGGCAAGCCTAAACCCATATCGTTTCCAAATGCAATTTGCATTCTTGCTACTCAAAGTATTAGTAACGCGCCCCATCAGGTGCTGGAGAGAAACAGAGTATTCCATTGCATTAAACAATGCATCTAACCGGAAAATTAGGCAtcagcaagaaaagaaaagaattgaagCCGTGCATGCGTGGTCCCCTTTGTGCAGAAATCCTCAGATGCATGCACGCTTATGATGATCTTATAGAGATGCTTCGTGAGGTGTAACGCAGGAAGGGTGGCATAGCCATGCATGCTGAAGAGTGTCACAAATGCTCTCCTACGTGTCCCTTCCTTCACCTCCTCTCGTCCCTATAAATCACTTGCTTCTCATTCTTCTCTTCATCACAACCACAGCAATAACAATAATAGCAGCCATGGCGAAGCTTCTGGCGCTTTCTGTTTGCTTTTGCTTTCTAGTTCTGGGAGCTAGCAGCATCTCCTTCAGGCAGCAGCCGGAGGAGAATGCGTGCGAGTTCCAGCGCCTCAATGCGCAGAGGCCTGACAACCGCATTGAATCGGAGGGCGGTTACATTGAGACTTGGAACCCAAACAACCAGGAGTTCGAATGCGCCGGCGTCGCCCTCTCGCGCTTAGTCCTCCGCCGCAACGCCCTTCGGAGGCCTTTCTACTCCAATGCTCCCCAGGAGATCTTCATCCAGCAAGGTTATTACTACTTTTTCATATTATTAttgtcatttattttttattctccctcaaataattgaatttaattataataaagtttAGATATCagtatttaattataataaaaatacattatttttaaattaactatttaaattttaatattaaaataatcatttatacacataataaaatgaaaaatatttcattttatatctatttttccTATTTCCTATTTCATTTTGAATGATGACATACAGGAAGGGGATACTTTGGGTTGATATTCCCTGGTTGTCCTAGCACATATGAAGAGCCTGCACAACAAGGACGCCGTCATCAGTCGCAAAGAGCACCAAGACGTTTTGAAGGAGAAGACCAAAGCCAACAGCAACAACAGGATAGTCACCAGAAGGTGCGCCGTTTCGATGAGGGTGATCTCATTGCAGTTCCCACCGGTGTTGCTCTCTGGATGTACAACGACCATGACACTGATGTTGTTGCTATTTCTCTTACTGACACCAACAACAACGACAACCAGCTTGATCAGTTCCCCAGGGTATATATATTCCTTATTTTTGGCATCTGCATATATATCATGAATATTGAGTCATCAATAAAGCATGCAACATTTAATAATACATAACAGAGATTCAATTTGGCTGGAAACCACGAGCAAGAGTTCTTGAGATACCAGCAACAAAGCAGACAAAGCAGACGAAGAAGCTTACCATATAGCCCATACAGCCCGCAAAGTCAGCCTAGAAAAGAAGAGCGTGAATTTAGCCCTCGAGGACAGCACAGCCGCAGAGAACGAGCAggacaagaagaagaaaacgaagGTGGAAACATCTTCAGCGGCTTCACGCCGGAGTTCCTGGCACAAGCCTTCCAGGTTGACGACAGACAGATAGTGCAAAACCTAAGAGGCGAGAACGAGAGTGAGGAAGAGGGAGCCATTGTGACAGTGAGGGGAGGCCTCAGAATCTTGAGCCCAGATAGAAAGAGACGTGCCGACGAAGAAGAGGAATACGATGAAGATGAATATGAATACGATGAAGAGGAGAGAAGGCGTGGCAGGGGGAATGGTATTGAAGAGACGATCTGCACCGCAAGTGTTAAAAAGAACATTGGTAGAAACAGATCCCCAGACATCTACAACCCTCAAGCTGGTTCACTCAAAACTGCCAACGATCTCAACCTTCTAATCCTTAGGTGGCTTGGACTTAGTGCTGAATATGGAAATCTCTACAGGGTTTGTAGTTTgtactttctctttttttacCAATATATACTAGACATTTATTTACATATTCAAATGTGATTGCAGAATGCATTGTTTGTCCCTCACTACAACACCAACGCACACAGCATCATATATGCATTGAGGGGACGGGCTCACGTGCAAGTCGTGGACAGCAACGGCGACAGAGTCTTCGACGAGGAGCTTCAAGAAGGTCACGTGCTTGTGGTGCCACAGAACTTCGCCGTCGCTGGAAAGTCCCAGAGCGACAACTTTGAATACGTGGCATTCAAGACAGACTCAAGGCCCAGCATAGCCAACCTCGCCGGTGAAAACTCCATCATAGATAACTTGCCGGAGGAGGTGGTTGCAAATTCATATGGCCTCCCAAGGGAGCAGGCAAGGCAGCTTAAGAACAACAACCCCTTCAAGTTCTTCGTTCCACCGTCCCAACAGTCTCTCAGGGCTGTGGCTTGAAAACAGCCAGTACAGTACCTTTTGAAAGCGTGACATCTATGTGTTTTTGCCACAACTACTGAATAATACATATTAATAACGAGCGAGAATAATGTAGTTTTAATTTTGTAGTGTCAATAAGAATACAAAGGGGCATTCATGCCTTTTTGTTTAAGCTATAAGATCGAAATGTAATGTATGTGCATCGATGTGGAGAAAACTTTTTGCGGGAAAAACATGAATAAAAGAAGGGATGCTTTAACGCAGCCAGATTTGTCTTTGTTtcctccttttttcttttttctgtttttggtaaAACAAACTTGAAACGAATATCAACAACACAATATGCTCACATTTTGAATTAACTCCGAATGTCCAAGTAACACTTATTAACAGATGATTTGCTAGGATTTCTAGTCAAGCACTATAAAATCGTGACAATTCAGTTTTAACATGCATGCATATATGGTACATATAGCCTTGCTTATGATCATTGATAACTTACCCACATAAATCCAATTTTTACATTTTAGATGCCAAGTGTTGGGTGTGAGACCAATTCTCTCGCATTGCCTaaataaaagatgaaaaagTTTAGGGCatcaatttttatgttttgtggTCAGCActtaactataaaaaaaaaaaagcgaaTAATCTTTTATTATTGGATATAATTGCACATCAATTAAAAACACTATTgatggttttttttttactattaatggttgttttttttaattgttaaaagAGTAATGCTAAAGAATCAATGGTCTTCGGTGAATATCGGTGAATATTATAACAAGTTgttaaataaatcaaatataaaatctaataaaaataaatttgtatgaattttaattttaaaagattcttttaattaaatttcaaatatttttatttttaaatttttttcttatattaatATTGACTGCAAtgttattaaaatcaatatTGGTACTCTCTCTcttcaaaaatatataaataatccCATCCATTCATTAATGACCTGAAAAATGAATACAATGGTTAGAgttaatttataatttgatttaatggttgattatatatatagttaaatCATGATTTTAgtatttaactaaatttaaatttttaaccaaAAAATGAATAAATCAAATTTGACCGTATAGTAAAATCATTTCACGTACATGTTCATTACTCAATCAcaatatttatcaaaaaattacTACACTACTTTATCatagcaaaaacaaaaaattttaaagtcaAATATACTTTTATTTGATTCCATTAATACTCATTCCAAAATTCTTTAGAATTACaattttttagagttttaaattaattactttGGTGGGCACTAAAATTTTAATCATCTCAAATTTTAGCACACTTAAAACTCAAGGAAATTTACAAAATTGGGCAAAGGATAGGAAAgaatataaaagaagaaaatgattTAATTTAGCGGCATAAAGTTCCATAATCAAGCCTTGAGAATTCGTTTGTGTCCTACACGGCTACACATATGTAaaagaaaacttaaaaaaaaattgagagatagtaagtttattttattaattataaaaaaatgtctAAAAATAGAACAGAATAATAAAATGTgggaatttttaaaaatagtacATTAAAAGTATTCATCCAATAGTGCATAgttaaaaaatgagaaaaaatcttagaaaagaaagaataataAGTCAAATTGAATAAAACTAAGAATTTGCTTCAAGGATATGACTATTTAAATTGGGAGTTCTTTGAATTTTATGGAACAATTTGATAGAACTTGCTAGAATAGCAGACGACATTGAAGTAgaactttaaaaaataaactagTTAGTTGCGACTTTTCCAACAGTTTCAACAATTGAGGATTACGGCCACCATTATTCAACGGGTTAAACATCTCTGTTGATACAGCCCACCATGTCCAAAAATTGTTAGAATTTTGAGGGGGAAGACAGTCACGAAGATAACTATAAGACCATATATACTTCTTTAATTTTAGAACAATCGATCAAACAATAAGTGATTGTTTCTGTTGTTTCATGACAGCAAAAGCATATTGGCAATATAGATGGGATGCCAGCACCAGAAGCCGACCATGAAGAGCTTTTTAAATAAATAGCTTAATTTTGTGAGATAAGGTCAACTTCCATAAATCAATCTACGGTATTTTCTGTTGCATATAAGTAGGACAAAATTTTAAAGGCAGATGGTGAAATAAATAGTcaattttgtaatttaaaacTGTATTATAGTATTTGAATTTGTTTAAATTctattacaatttatctctacTCTACTGAATTTTGACTGACAAAATATTATCTGCAACAACTtaagaaataatttttaaataaaattctgattccaattcttatttttaataattaagtcTTTAACTCTTggaattaattcaaaaattaaaaaaatcacgTATTTAACGGTGAAGGTTTCCGTATAAAAGTAGATTTAGCAATAATGCTTCTCAAATTCAACTATGTAACTATTTAAGTGAGTAACAACattggaaaaacaaaaacaatccATCAAAACAacttaaatttaatatatttaatatttatttattataatatatattaaataaaattaaaataataaattttgatatttttattaatattttttataaaaaatattaaaaactaataaatttgataatttttaattattaattaattattattaatatttttaatagtgtaaaattacttctaatattatgttattattatttttattttacggattaaatattaactttttttatggAAAAGTTTAGGGGGTCAgcagttttattaaattttggccAACATATAACCAGTAGAGGAAGGTAAGCCATTGAATGAAATCTCACATCAATCTCataccatcaaatcatcattgatggttagttgatggctaacaattacaaaaattgctggcccctaacattactctttttttatttatcagaTATTTCGGAATATGAATATGCTTAAGCAAATTTACATTCAGTGAAGTCGATAGTATCAAGGCATTTAACCGGTAAAGAAGCAAGCCATGAGCAAGAAAAGAACGAGAATTACTGTACATGTGACTATGTGAGTGCATGCGTGGTCCCCACCCTGTGCACCACCGTTTTCTGCCTTTTCAATATCTGCAGAAACGGCAAATGCATGCGTTCTTGCcttctttagatgaagacaatcttttttttttttttaattttttgtatggTTATGGAGATGCTGAAGGCTGAAGCCACCTTGCAGTATGATACTGTATTAGGTGTAACGCACAAACCCTTCCATAGCCATGCACGCTGAAGAGTGTCCCAAATACTCAGCACGCACTTACGTGTGTCCTCCTTCACCCTCCTCTCGCCCCTATAAATCACCGCGCTTGCCATTCTCCACTTCACAAccacaacaataacaataataattaataaacatGGCTAAGCTTCTTGCGCTTTCGCTTTGCTTTTGCGTACTGGTTCTGGGTGCCAGTAGCGTCACCTTCAGGCAGGGGGGAGAGGAGAATGAGTGCCAGTTCGAGCGCCTCAATGCCCAGAGACCCGACAACCGCATTGAGTCTGAAGGCGGTTACATTGAGACTTGGAACCCCAACAACCAGGAGTTCCAGTGCGCCGGCGTCGCCCTCTCTCGCACCGTCCTCCGCCGCAATGCCCTTCGCAGGCCTTTCTACTCCAATGCTCCCCTCGAGATCTACGTTCAGCAAGGTCAATACTCTCTctatatatctttttaaatttattttttatattaaaatattattatttatttttctctctgtTTACTAAAGTAGACATGATATTCAAACCACttcatattatttatttaatccacctatttgtttattaaatatgtaaattaattaagataataaacaccttatattataattatgagattttgaattcaaattttataaataacaaaatatattttgtataaATATACATAATAAAAAGTATTCGAGATATTGAGTAAAACAAATTTATTAACTAcatgttaattaaaaaaaaaagatttggcCGCTTTAACTTTCTCAATTTAATTGGCCCTGTTTATATATGCACCTCTGACTGTAAAGTTCAAGTGGCACTTATGTCCCTTTTGTGTTGATAATATCATAATAATGAACACAGGAAGCGGATACTTTGGGTTGATATTCCCTGGTTGTCCTAGTACATATGAAGAGCCTGCACAAGAAGGACGGCGATATCAGtcccaaaagccatcaagacgtTTTCAAGGGCAGGAGCAGGACCCAAGCCAACAGCAACAGGATAGTCACCAGAAGGTGCACCGCTTCGATGAGGGTGATCTCATTGCAGTTCCCACCGGTGTTGCTTTCTGGATGTACAACGACCAAGACACTGATGTTGTTACTGTTACTCTTAGTGACACTAGCAGTATCCACAACCAGCTCGACCAGTTTCCCAGGGtaacattattattgttattccCAAATTGAAATATTAATTACACTCCAAAGTCCAAACCtcatttgttattatttaattaatagaGATTCTATCTGGCTGGAAACCAAGAGCAAGAGTTCTTAAGGTACCAGCAGCAGCAAGGAAGTCGTCCACATTATCGACAAATTAGACCAAGGGTACGAGGTGACGAACAAGAAGAAAACGAAGGCAGCAATATCTTCAGCGGCTTTGC includes:
- the LOC130936352 gene encoding arachin Ahy-3-like, with protein sequence MAKLLALSVCFCFLVLGASSISFRQQPEENACEFQRLNAQRPDNRIESEGGYIETWNPNNQEFECAGVALSRLVLRRNALRRPFYSNAPQEIFIQQGRGYFGLIFPGCPSTYEEPAQQGRRHQSQRAPRRFEGEDQSQQQQQDSHQKVRRFDEGDLIAVPTGVALWMYNDHDTDVVAISLTDTNNNDNQLDQFPRRFNLAGNHEQEFLRYQQQSRQSRRRSLPYSPYSPQSQPRKEEREFSPRGQHSRRERAGQEEENEGGNIFSGFTPEFLAQAFQVDDRQIVQNLRGENESEEEGAIVTVRGGLRILSPDRKRRADEEEEYDEDEYEYDEEERRRGRGNGIEETICTASVKKNIGRNRSPDIYNPQAGSLKTANDLNLLILRWLGLSAEYGNLYRNALFVPHYNTNAHSIIYALRGRAHVQVVDSNGDRVFDEELQEGHVLVVPQNFAVAGKSQSDNFEYVAFKTDSRPSIANLAGENSIIDNLPEEVVANSYGLPREQARQLKNNNPFKFFVPPSQQSLRAVA